The sequence ACTCGAACCACTCGGGCAGCACGTCGCTGTAGTTCTGCCACCAGCCCCGCTGCTGTGCCCCCCGGGCGATCTCGATCAGCGCTTCGGCATCCGAACCGGTCACCTGGTACAGCGCGAGGGCGGCCCGGACGTCGCGCGGTTTGATGCCGATCTGCGCGGTCTCGATCCGGGACAGGTTGCTCTTCGACATGTCGAGCTGACGGGCTGCCACATCGAGGGTCATGCCCGCGCGTTCCCGAAGTTGGCGGAGTTCCCGGGCGATGCGGCGACGCCGCACGGTCGGGCTGGCGGCGGGTCGGATGGTGGGAGTGGCGGTCACCGTCCGAGTCTGCCACGACAAGATCCGCAGGTCGCAGATGCACGGAGTGCAACTTTCGAATCTGGGAGTTGCGTTGCAGTAGCTGTCGGTGCATCCTTTCCCGGTCGCGATCACTGTGGACACACCTGTGCGGGAGGACCGTTGCTCATCGCCGACGAGTTCTTCCTGATCGCACACAACGACAGTCGCGGCAAGGCGAAACTGCACCCTGCGGCGACCGGGCTCGGGCTGGCCGGCGGGCTCCTCGGCGAGCTGATCCTTTATGGACATATCACCGTCACGGCCGGGCAGATCACCGTCATCGACCGGCGTCCGCCGGCCGACGCCCTGGCGCACACGGTGCTGGACCAGTTGGTCGGTGAGTCCCAGCACCGGGAATTGCGCACCTGGCTGAGCTTCCTGGCCCAGAGCGCCACGACCTCGGTGGGGGAGCGGTTGGCCCGCGCCGGGGTGCTGCGCCGCCAGGAGAGTCGCCGGCTGCTGCGTACCACTGTCAGCTACCTGCCGATCGACCTCAACGCGGTGGCCTGGCCGGCCACCCGGCTACGGGCCCTGCTGGACCGGCCGGACCCGCCGGGCGTGCCGGACGCCCTGCTGCTCGGCCTGGTCGTGGCCGCGGGGCTGACCCGCGAGGTGCTGTGGAGCGCCGGCCCTCGCGCGCACCACCGGCTGAACGTCCTCATCCCCGCGCTGCCGGCACCACTCAAGGAACTCGTCGGGCACACCGAGGCCGCCGTCGGCGCCGCCGTGCTGCGCGGCATCCCCTGATCCCCCCCCGGTAACCCCCAACCCTCCCCTCGACGATCGGAGTAGTCGTATGCCCCCGACATCGACAGTCGACCGACCCAGCAACGTCTCCGAAGCCCTGGCCCGGGGCCGTCTCGGCATCCCCTCGGTGATCTTCTTCGTCCTCTCCGCCGCCGCGCCGCTGACAGTGGTGGCCGGCGTCGTCACCACCGGCTACGGCGTCATCGGGGTGACCGGCATCCCGCTGGCCTTCCTGCTGATCGCCGCGGTACTCGCGCTGTTCTCGGTGGGCTACGTGGCGATGTCCCGCCGGGTGGAGAACGCCGGCGCCTTCTACGCCTACGTGTCCCGCGGCCTTGGCCGACCGGCCGGCGTGGGCGCCGCCTGGGTCGCGCTGATCGCGTACAACGCGTTGCAGGTCGGGCTGTACGGCACCATCGGCGTGGCGGCCGAGCCAGTGCTCGACCGGCTCTTCGGCGGACACCCGCACTGGGCCGTCGTGGCCCTGGTGGCGTGGGCGTTGGTAGGCCTGCTCGGCCTGCTCCGGGTCGACCTCAACGGCATGGTCCTGGCCGCGCTGCTGGTCGCCGAGATCGTGGTGGTCGTCGTCTTCGACCTGGGACAGCTCGGCAACCCGGCCAACGGTGAGGTCAGCTTCGCCTCGTTCTCACCGGACAACCTCTTCGTGACGGGGGTCGGCGCGGTGCTGGTGCTCGCCGTCCTCGGCTTCGTCGGCTTCGAGTCGGCGGTGGTCTTCAGCGAGGAGAGCAAGGACCCGAAGCGGACCGTGCCGCTGGCCACCTACCTCTCGGTGGCGATCATCGCCGGGCTGTACGCGCTGTCGTCCTGGACCATGACCGTCGCGGTCGGGCAGGACCAGATCGTCGCCGAGGCCGGGGAGCAGAGTGTCGGGCTCATCTTCAACCTGGCCGCCGCGCACCTCGGCGACACAGCGGTCACCATCGGGCAGGTGCTCTTCCTGACCTCGGTGCTCGCCGCGATGATCTCGTTCCACAACACCACGGCCCGCTACACCTTCGCCCTCGGTCGGGAGCGGGTGCTGCCAGCGGTGTTCGGGCAGACCTCGGCCCGTACCGGGGCGCCGCGGGCCGCCTCGGTGGCGCAGAGCGTCCTCGGACTGCTGGTCATCCTGCTGTACGCGGTCAACGGCTGGGACCCGGTGGTCCAGCTCTTCTTCTGGGTCGGTACCACCGGCGGCTTTGGTGTCCTGCTGCTGATCGCCACCACGTCGGTGGCGGTGATCGCCTACTTCGCCCGCTCCGGCGGGGGCGAGAACCTCTGGCGACGGGCCATCGCGCCCGGCCTGGCCACCATCGCGCTCTTCGTGATCATCTGGTTGGCCGTGTCGAACTTCGCCAACCTGCTCGGCGTCGCGCCGGACTCGACGCTGCGCTGGGCGCTGCCCGCCGCGTACCCGGTGGCTGCCCTGCTGGGCATCGGCTGGGCCCTGCTGCTGCGCAGCAACCGCCCGGACACGTACGCCCGGATCGGTCTGGGCGCGGCGAGCGCCGCGGCGGCCGTCAAGCCGGAGGCGCCGGCCGCCGCGGAGGTGACCCGATGAGCGTGGTCATCGAGCAACTCGGGCCGGAGGAGACCAGCCTCGCGGCGGGTCGGATCGCCGAGGCGTTCACCGTCCTGGAGGTGACGTACTGGCTGGTCCCCGACCCGAGCAAGCGGGAGGCCGTACTGGCCGGAGACTTCGAGATCCTGGTCGGGCACGCGATGCGGCACGGCATCGTCCACGCCACAGCGGACCGGGCCTCGGTTGCCGTCTGGTTTCCGTCCGTCGGCGAGCCGGCGCCGCCGCCGGCGGACTACGACGCCCGACTGGCCGCCGCCTGCGGCGAGTGGACCGACCGGTTCCAGCACCTCGACGAGCTGTTCGCGGCGAACCACCCGCATCCGGACCACCACCACCTCGCGTTCCTGGCGACCCGGCCCGACCGGCAGGGGCAGGGGTTGGGTAGCGCGCTGATGCGCCACCACCACGCCTGGCTGGACGCCAACGGGATGCCGGCGTACCTGGAGGCGAGCAGCCCGCGCAGCCGGGACCTGTACGCGAAGCACGGCTACCTGGCCGGCGAGCCGTTCCGGGTGCCCGACGGCACGCCGTTCTGGCCGATGTGGCGGGAGCCGGTCAGCTCCTGACGCGATCGCATCGCTACGCCCCAGCGTCCGTGTTGTCACGCTCACGTGACAACCCAGACGCGGAGGAGGGCCGGGTCCTCGGACCCGGCCCTCCTGTCGTCAGCTGGTCAGTACGTGCCGTCGAGCTGGCCACGCAGCTTGGTCAGCGCCCGGGTCAGCAGCCGCGAGACGTGCATCTGCGAGACGCCGATCTGGTCGGCGATCTGCGACTGGGTCAGGTTGCCGTAGAAGCGCAGCGTGAGGATCTTCTGCTCGCGCTCGTCGAGGGTGGCCAGCGCCGGGCCGAGGGCCACGCGCAGCTCGGCCAGCTCGAACTCGCTGTCCTCGCCGCCGAGCATGTCGCCCAGTTCGGTGGCGCGCTCGCCGTCGCCGGTCGGGGTGGACAGCGACACCGCGTTGTACGCGCGGGCGCCTTCCAGGCCCTCCAGCACCTCTTCCTCGGTGAGCTTGAGGTGCGCGGCGATGTCGGCGACCGTCGGGGAGCGGCCGAGGGTCTGCAGGAGCGAGCTGTTGGCGTCGGAGATGGCCAGCCGCAGCTCCTGGAGCCGGCGGGGCACCCGGATGTCCCAGGTGCGGTCGCGGAAGTGCCGCTTGAGCTCGCCGATGATGGTGGGGATCGCGTAGCCGGCGAAGTCGACACCGCGCGAGGGGTCGAACTTGTCGATGGCCTTGATCAGGCCGATCGCGGCGGTCTGCGCCAGGTCGTCGTTCGGCTCGCCGCGCCCGCTGTAGCGGTGGGCGAGGTGGTTGGCGAGCGGCAGCCAGGCCTCGATCGCCCGGTCCCGCAGCGCGGCGCGCGACGGGTGGTTGGCGGGCAGCGCCGCCATCGCGTTGAGCAGGTCGGCGGCGCTGTCGGTGAGAGCGCGCGGGTCGAGCTTGGTGGTGGCCTTGACGGCGGCGCTCGGCTGCTCGGTGATCGTTGGCGCGGTCATGGGTGGTCCTCCCTGCACCTCGTCCGCTGACAAAAAGACGTGACGCTTTGGTTTAGCTTTCAATGGGCCGTTCGGGAGTCACCTTAACCTGATCGTCTCCCAGAAATCTAGCCGAAAGGTTGATGTACTTAAGGTATGTTCG comes from Micromonospora vinacea and encodes:
- a CDS encoding GOLPH3/VPS74 family protein, producing the protein MLIADEFFLIAHNDSRGKAKLHPAATGLGLAGGLLGELILYGHITVTAGQITVIDRRPPADALAHTVLDQLVGESQHRELRTWLSFLAQSATTSVGERLARAGVLRRQESRRLLRTTVSYLPIDLNAVAWPATRLRALLDRPDPPGVPDALLLGLVVAAGLTREVLWSAGPRAHHRLNVLIPALPAPLKELVGHTEAAVGAAVLRGIP
- a CDS encoding GNAT family N-acetyltransferase produces the protein MSVVIEQLGPEETSLAAGRIAEAFTVLEVTYWLVPDPSKREAVLAGDFEILVGHAMRHGIVHATADRASVAVWFPSVGEPAPPPADYDARLAAACGEWTDRFQHLDELFAANHPHPDHHHLAFLATRPDRQGQGLGSALMRHHHAWLDANGMPAYLEASSPRSRDLYAKHGYLAGEPFRVPDGTPFWPMWREPVSS
- a CDS encoding SigB/SigF/SigG family RNA polymerase sigma factor, encoding MTAPTITEQPSAAVKATTKLDPRALTDSAADLLNAMAALPANHPSRAALRDRAIEAWLPLANHLAHRYSGRGEPNDDLAQTAAIGLIKAIDKFDPSRGVDFAGYAIPTIIGELKRHFRDRTWDIRVPRRLQELRLAISDANSSLLQTLGRSPTVADIAAHLKLTEEEVLEGLEGARAYNAVSLSTPTGDGERATELGDMLGGEDSEFELAELRVALGPALATLDEREQKILTLRFYGNLTQSQIADQIGVSQMHVSRLLTRALTKLRGQLDGTY
- a CDS encoding APC family permease, producing MPPTSTVDRPSNVSEALARGRLGIPSVIFFVLSAAAPLTVVAGVVTTGYGVIGVTGIPLAFLLIAAVLALFSVGYVAMSRRVENAGAFYAYVSRGLGRPAGVGAAWVALIAYNALQVGLYGTIGVAAEPVLDRLFGGHPHWAVVALVAWALVGLLGLLRVDLNGMVLAALLVAEIVVVVVFDLGQLGNPANGEVSFASFSPDNLFVTGVGAVLVLAVLGFVGFESAVVFSEESKDPKRTVPLATYLSVAIIAGLYALSSWTMTVAVGQDQIVAEAGEQSVGLIFNLAAAHLGDTAVTIGQVLFLTSVLAAMISFHNTTARYTFALGRERVLPAVFGQTSARTGAPRAASVAQSVLGLLVILLYAVNGWDPVVQLFFWVGTTGGFGVLLLIATTSVAVIAYFARSGGGENLWRRAIAPGLATIALFVIIWLAVSNFANLLGVAPDSTLRWALPAAYPVAALLGIGWALLLRSNRPDTYARIGLGAASAAAAVKPEAPAAAEVTR